GTTCCATGTCACAAAGAATTTTAAGGATCTTTTAAAGTAACATCAGTTTAAATCTGAGGGTAAGTGCATAAATATCTGTGTGTTGGAGGTAATTTGGAATGATATGGTTCGATCCCTCATTGTAACTTTAAAACATGCTATTCTACTACATGGAAAATGTACAGCAACTTACATTCAAATGAGAAACAgtataaaggaagaaaaagaaaacaaagaatttaaTACCCAGAAGGTAGAAACTTGATTttaactcttttctttctctggatttcttcagaaataaaatttctagAGAGGCTATCCACTTTCccaagtattttcattttgatagaAATCCATGTTCTGGTGTGACGCTTGTGCACAGCAATCACTGCAATAACTGTGGCTCATTCCACGACTTGCTCTGATCACCCAGATGGAAAACCAGACCAATGCCAACGAGGGTGCTCTGCATTGACAGCACTGAGGCAGAGTTCAGCATCTGGCTTCATCTGGATTACAACAGCGACACAGAGCTATTGGTGTGAGAAAGCACCCCTATTTCAatgtaaaaaattccttgccTACAGCTCTGTAAATTCAGAGCCACAGTTCTCCTCCCACTCACTTAAATGGGGGGACTGCCTCTGGTTTCTCTTAAGAGTCTCCTTGTGGAGACAGACAGAGTTTcctcatggatttttttcttcccaaaaaaaaaaaaaaagggaaagatatCTAAGTATATTCCTATCTTCACTTCTGGATCAAGAGCTAACCTGATGTCTTTAATCCTTAGATCAGCTCTTTACCACCTTGCACCTCGGATGCAATTGCAGGTATGTGTTACCAAAGCCATTTCCTGCTCTCCTATAGGAGCAGTCTATACAGGCGTGATACATACATTAAGTGCTGGTAGCATGGAGAAAACAATGAAAGCCACCTCCATTTCTACTTTTGGCCTGCTGGACTAACGCGTTACAGCTGTTGTTTCCATGAAGTAAACATTAGTGGGATATACTGTGAGGTTTGGGGAAAGAACAAGCTATTTTTAGCCTGAGAGTAGCACATATGCTAGCCAAAGTTACAAAGTGGTGATATAACACCAAGAAAGCCCCATCAGAATATCCAAAATTATAGTCTACAGTTGCttaagattatatttttttcatgactgCAATGTACTAGGAAGAAATGTTGCCTGTTTATCCCCTTCTGGAGATACCAAGACTCATGGGGAGCTATACTAGCCAGAGGCCAAGCTGATTGAGGCCACTTTTTATTGAAACCTGGGAGAAGTTCCCATTAGCTTCAGTGAGAGCAGAAGACACCTGAGACATCACAGGTGTCCATTCTCTGGCCCTTTTCCCTCCCATAATATAATTCTCTTGACCTCAAGTGATTTACTCCAGTATAACTGAATAGATACATAGGCCTGAGGTATTAAACCTTTCACATATCACGTTTTGTCCTTAGCACCACTTTCTCCATGGGTTTAAGAGAAatctaactttaaaaaatctcCTATTAACTTTTCTAATGCCAATTTGTTGAAATACTTGGGAAACATCAGGCAAGTGACTTGCAGCTAAGTCTTGTGATAGCATCTTAAAAtcaggcaaaaataaaagatgtcTGTGAGCCAGAAATCAAGGCAGGCTATTCTacacacttttttcttctattttatgGGTTTGTATTTAACTAATTATACAATTTCTCATTTGTTCTGTTGATGCAGAACAACTCCTGATGCAGAAATTCATGCTGCTTGTTTGCACCAGCTTAACACTAGCTAATTTCACAGTCCCAGAAGAATTGCTTTTGATTTATATCAGTCTGAATACGCAGAGATTTCAGCCCTCATATCTACCCACCAGCTGCAAATCAAACCTGTGTCTACCCACTGGGGCAAAAATAAACAGGCTGCATTTGCACAatcaccaaaataaaattacctcctttcttctcatatttttttaattctctcacTATTTACATACAAGAAGAGCTTAAATCAATTCACAAGCGTGGCTTCTACATTAAATACTGTCCTTCCAGTCTCTTGCATGCCAAAAGAAGTGACCTGAATATCTTGACTTCTCTGGAATTACTTTAAAGTACAAAAACTCTTTGAATAGGTCTAAgtcatttctttttgctgctgctgcctcagggCAACCCCAGAAAGATGTTCCCACATGGAGGAGGTCTCCTAGGTGTTACAAGTGCGGCTGTGAATGGCCCGCAGCCCCGCTCGCCGTGGCTTAGACAATGCCCGTTGATGAAAGAGCCCTGGTTTGCCTTACGCTCCTTGCCACTGGCTTCATAAGGCTTATTCCTGATTTATACCCGTGTACTGAGAGGACAGTGGAGCCTGAGTATCTTCCCAACAGTTACAGTTTCGGTCCAGCCTGCCCATGAGGAAGAGGGTGTGATCCCCGGCCTCCttcccaccaccaccccacCCAGTGCCCGACCGGGCATCTCAGTTCACCCTCGGGAGCTGCCATGTTCAGCACAACTCTGATACTCGCTGCAGCTAAAGATAGCCGAAAACATTGAAAATCGGTGGGGGAACAGCAGGCTTGGTGGGGATGGGTTTCAAAACCACGGGCCTGTAGAGTTTCTGCCCTGTGCCGTCGGCCTCCTTGCAGAAGTGTGGCACCTCCGCCGGCAGCGTGGCCGCACTCTTcctccacagccccagccccaggaaggGCGATGGGGGCAGGGTGCCCGGGGGCTGGTACACCCCCGGCCTGGGGCACGGGAAGGGGCAGCAGGTCCAGGTGCCCACCCGGCCTGAGATGACCCTGGCAGGGTCCTTCTCCCCACTGCGCGGGACAGACTCAGGGGGGCTCTCTGGGCCGGCGGTGTCTGAGCTCcgtttgcttttcttcccttcgTAGGGAGGAGGGTCTCTGGGGACTGGGAGCCCCTCGGCGTTGGAGGGGAAGGCCCTTGCTGGCAGGCTCTGGGCCGGCCGTGGCTCTTCCCAGAAGGAGGCAGGGAGCTGTCGCTTCCTCATGGGCACCTGGTCCGGCCTGGAGGCCTCAGGGTTTTGCTCCTGCAAAACCCGTTCCCCAGTGAGGCTCTCCTCCACCTCGGCTGTCCGCAGCACCTTCTCGGTGGCAGCCCCGCCATGGGGGCTGGGATCAGGTGCCTCAGGCTGGGGGCCGCGGCCCCGGTCCTCAGGCCCCCTGCGCCAGCCACATTCGGGGGGTTTGCTGGGGTGGCACCGTGGGATCCGTGAGTACTTCTGAGAAAACCTTTTGAGCTGCTTCTGCAAGTATTTTCTG
Above is a window of Caloenas nicobarica isolate bCalNic1 chromosome 5, bCalNic1.hap1, whole genome shotgun sequence DNA encoding:
- the FAM181A gene encoding protein FAM181A, coding for MASDSEVKTLLNFVNLASSDIKAALDKSAPCRRSVDHRKYLQKQLKRFSQKYSRIPRCHPSKPPECGWRRGPEDRGRGPQPEAPDPSPHGGAATEKVLRTAEVEESLTGERVLQEQNPEASRPDQVPMRKRQLPASFWEEPRPAQSLPARAFPSNAEGLPVPRDPPPYEGKKSKRSSDTAGPESPPESVPRSGEKDPARVISGRVGTWTCCPFPCPRPGVYQPPGTLPPSPFLGLGLWRKSAATLPAEVPHFCKEADGTGQKLYRPVVLKPIPTKPAVPPPIFNVFGYL